Proteins encoded within one genomic window of Setaria italica strain Yugu1 chromosome IV, Setaria_italica_v2.0, whole genome shotgun sequence:
- the LOC101757562 gene encoding transcription factor ILI4, which produces MSSRRSRASVSEEEINELISRLQTLLPSARRRGGSQASTTKLLKETCSYIKSLHREVDDLSDRLSDLMATMDHNSPGAEIIRSLLR; this is translated from the exons ATGTCGAGCAGGAGGTCCCGCGCGTCGGTCTCGGAGGAGGAGATCAACGAGCTCATCTCGAGGCTCCAGACGCTGCTCCCCagcgcgcgccgccgtggcggcaGCCAG GCGTCGACGACGAAGCTGCTCAAGGAGACGTGCAGCTACATCAAGAGCCTGCACCGGGAGGTGGACGACCTGAGCGACCGCCTGTCCGACCTCATGGCCACCATGGACCACAACAGCCCAGGCGCCGAGATCATCCGCAGCCTCCTCCGCtag